Proteins from one Stenotrophomonas aracearum genomic window:
- a CDS encoding DUF1656 domain-containing protein: MYGEFSLYGVFVPTLLGLMLLAYLLKSGLRLVLQRTGAYRHIWHPALFNLAVYVIVLGGLFSLMRWMQS; the protein is encoded by the coding sequence ATGTACGGTGAATTCAGTCTCTACGGTGTGTTCGTCCCGACCCTGCTCGGGCTGATGCTACTGGCCTACCTGCTCAAGAGCGGGCTGCGCCTGGTCCTGCAGCGCACCGGCGCCTACCGCCACATCTGGCACCCCGCCCTGTTCAACCTGGCCGTGTACGTGATCGTGCTCGGCGGGTTGTTTTCCCTGATGCGTTGGATGCAATCGTGA
- a CDS encoding DUF3375 domain-containing protein has translation MKHRERITRYRTLREQPQWKLLAAANAPEIIGLLQSLLMDGERTLASAVLHERLQRALDQLNGDELSRELPRTAQAYIAHWLAQGWLERRLPDGADQEQYELSTQALQAIRFADSLEQSRVAATESRLALVIEQLSQLAAQTESDPDARLSALRDERDRIDAEIARVGAGRVTTLDGKRALERARQIIGLADDLTEDFRRVRDDFERLNREFRERIIDDESERGDVLSRLFEGVDVIGDSDAGRSFQAFWRLLNDAEQSAQLDAALETVLARGFARKLDRNERAFLRGFTGTMLDRGGQVHDVLQHFARSLRGFVQSRGYLEQRRLNQLLKQAQSEALALRDDFSAQRPIGRDLQLTTSRLRSWSQWKLHDPRSAHVDGSVLRNDAASISLESVGDLVASSEIDFRTLRRDLHELLAIQPKLSIAQALSQRDAPQGLGSVIGYLSLGTRHGVIVDGEQELAHWRGNDGQWRRARIPLVWFTQEKRHELA, from the coding sequence ATGAAGCACCGCGAACGGATTACACGCTACCGCACCCTGCGCGAGCAGCCCCAGTGGAAGCTGCTGGCGGCGGCCAACGCCCCGGAGATCATCGGCCTGCTGCAGAGCCTGCTGATGGACGGCGAGCGCACCCTGGCCTCGGCGGTGCTGCACGAACGCCTGCAGCGGGCGCTGGACCAGCTCAACGGCGACGAACTGTCGCGCGAGCTGCCGCGTACCGCCCAGGCCTACATCGCCCATTGGCTGGCGCAGGGCTGGCTGGAGCGGCGCCTGCCCGATGGCGCCGACCAGGAACAGTACGAGCTCTCCACCCAGGCCCTGCAGGCGATCCGCTTCGCCGACAGCCTGGAGCAGAGCCGCGTGGCCGCCACCGAAAGCCGGCTGGCGCTGGTGATCGAACAGCTCTCGCAGCTGGCCGCGCAGACCGAGTCCGACCCGGACGCACGGCTGTCGGCGCTGCGCGACGAACGCGACCGCATCGACGCCGAGATCGCCCGGGTCGGCGCGGGCCGCGTGACCACGCTGGATGGCAAGCGCGCGCTGGAACGGGCGCGGCAGATCATCGGCCTGGCCGATGACCTCACCGAAGATTTCCGCCGCGTCCGCGACGACTTCGAGCGCCTCAACCGCGAGTTCCGCGAACGCATCATCGACGACGAAAGCGAGCGAGGCGACGTGCTCTCGCGCCTGTTCGAAGGCGTCGACGTGATCGGCGACAGCGACGCCGGGCGCAGCTTCCAGGCGTTCTGGCGGCTGCTCAACGACGCCGAACAGAGCGCGCAGCTCGACGCCGCGCTGGAAACCGTTCTGGCGCGCGGCTTCGCCCGCAAGCTGGACCGCAACGAACGCGCCTTCCTGCGCGGCTTCACCGGCACCATGCTCGACCGGGGCGGCCAGGTCCACGACGTGCTGCAGCACTTCGCGCGCAGCCTGCGCGGCTTCGTGCAGAGCCGCGGTTACCTGGAGCAGCGCCGGCTCAACCAGCTGCTCAAGCAGGCCCAGTCCGAAGCGCTGGCCCTGCGCGACGACTTCAGCGCCCAGCGCCCGATCGGCCGCGACCTGCAGCTCACCACCAGCCGCCTGCGCTCCTGGTCGCAGTGGAAGCTGCACGACCCGCGCAGCGCGCATGTCGACGGCAGCGTGCTGCGCAACGACGCGGCCAGCATCAGCCTGGAAAGCGTCGGCGACCTGGTCGCGTCGTCGGAAATCGACTTCCGCACCCTGCGCCGCGACCTGCACGAGCTGCTGGCCATCCAGCCGAAACTGAGCATCGCCCAGGCCCTTTCGCAGCGCGACGCGCCGCAGGGCCTGGGCAGCGTCATCGGCTACCTGTCGCTGGGCACCCGCCACGGCGTCATCGTCGACGGCGAACAGGAACTTGCCCACTGGCGCGGCAACGACGGGCAATGGCGACGCGCCCGCATCCCGCTGGTGTGGTTCACCCAGGAGAAACGCCATGAACTGGCATGA
- a CDS encoding FUSC family protein, whose translation MLLLDRQAWLFSVKTFLAALAALYIGLAGNLSRPYWAMATVYIVTQPMLGPTRAKGVYRIVGTLIAGAATLWMLPHLVETPLLLSAAMSLWLSACLFIALLNRGPRGYAFLLAGYTTAFIGFPAVTSPDTIFDTVVARSEEIILGTVVAVLFASLFFPSSARPMLRARIGSWMGDAAQWCRQILLRGQAHGPRNRLAADLVQFEALIEFLRRDDPRHAGSAVSMERLRERMLLMLPVLSSIADRLGALRAGGRALPPGLEPLVQDIAQWLEHPGRASSAEHDALRARILALKPAVDGELDHLLLVTLLLRLEELVDLWQDCATLQDAIEHGSAPRDTAHYRVRAERIGDARHVDYGMALFSAASAGVALMTYCALWIGLGWEGGGNGAMMAAVAAAFFAAQDDPAPSMLQFLLWAIVASGVAAVYLFGVFPAVHDFGSLALVLAVIFLPLGLLLHRPKTALIGLPLTVNLVALLNVQNTYNANIQSFINSSVAMFIGIGFAVVMTRVFRSVGAEWTARRLVRQGWVTLAEAAEGHGQQDRQRFAARMLDLLGLLAPRLAATPEGSDIASVDMLTEARIGLNILQLRRARHGLPAASMQAIETILDDVAAHYRAQVAQRRPLPAPPALQARLEASLQRVQTVEAGKARDEALMGVLGLRYALFPEQLAVTQGGVS comes from the coding sequence ATGCTGCTGCTGGACCGCCAGGCGTGGCTGTTTTCGGTCAAGACCTTCCTGGCCGCGCTGGCGGCGCTGTACATCGGGCTGGCCGGCAACCTGTCGCGGCCTTACTGGGCGATGGCCACCGTCTACATCGTGACCCAGCCGATGCTGGGCCCGACCCGGGCCAAGGGCGTGTACCGCATCGTCGGCACGTTGATCGCCGGTGCGGCCACGCTGTGGATGCTGCCGCACCTGGTGGAGACCCCGCTGCTGTTGAGCGCGGCGATGTCGCTGTGGCTGTCGGCGTGCCTGTTCATCGCCCTGCTCAACCGCGGCCCGCGCGGCTATGCGTTCCTGCTGGCCGGCTACACCACCGCGTTCATCGGCTTCCCGGCGGTGACGTCGCCGGACACCATCTTCGACACGGTGGTGGCGCGCAGCGAAGAGATCATCCTGGGCACGGTGGTGGCGGTGCTGTTCGCCTCGCTGTTCTTTCCGAGCTCGGCGCGACCCATGCTGCGCGCACGCATCGGCAGCTGGATGGGCGATGCGGCGCAGTGGTGCCGGCAGATCCTGCTGCGCGGCCAGGCGCACGGGCCGCGCAACCGGCTGGCCGCCGACCTGGTGCAGTTCGAAGCGCTGATCGAGTTCCTGCGCCGCGACGACCCGCGCCATGCCGGGTCGGCAGTGTCGATGGAACGCCTGCGCGAGCGCATGCTGCTGATGCTGCCGGTGCTGTCCTCGATTGCCGACCGGCTGGGTGCGCTGCGTGCCGGTGGCCGCGCGCTGCCGCCGGGGCTGGAGCCGCTGGTGCAGGACATCGCGCAGTGGCTGGAACACCCGGGCCGCGCCAGCAGCGCCGAGCATGACGCGCTGCGCGCGCGCATCCTGGCACTGAAGCCGGCGGTGGACGGTGAACTGGACCACCTGTTGCTGGTGACCCTGCTGCTGCGGCTGGAGGAGCTGGTGGACCTGTGGCAGGACTGCGCGACCCTGCAGGACGCCATCGAACACGGCAGCGCCCCGCGCGATACCGCCCACTACCGGGTGCGCGCCGAGCGCATCGGCGATGCGCGCCACGTGGACTACGGCATGGCGCTGTTTTCGGCGGCCAGTGCCGGCGTGGCGCTGATGACCTACTGCGCGCTGTGGATCGGGCTGGGCTGGGAAGGCGGTGGCAACGGCGCGATGATGGCGGCGGTGGCCGCTGCGTTCTTCGCCGCGCAGGACGACCCGGCGCCGAGCATGCTGCAGTTCCTGCTGTGGGCGATCGTGGCCAGCGGCGTGGCAGCGGTGTACCTGTTCGGGGTGTTCCCGGCGGTGCACGACTTCGGCAGCCTGGCGCTGGTGCTGGCGGTGATTTTCCTGCCACTGGGGCTGCTGCTGCACCGGCCGAAGACCGCGCTGATCGGGCTGCCGCTGACGGTGAACCTGGTGGCGCTGCTGAATGTGCAGAATACCTACAACGCCAACATCCAGAGCTTCATCAATTCGTCGGTGGCGATGTTCATCGGGATCGGATTTGCGGTGGTGATGACCCGGGTGTTCCGCTCGGTGGGGGCCGAATGGACCGCGCGCCGCCTGGTCCGCCAGGGCTGGGTGACCCTGGCCGAGGCCGCCGAAGGCCATGGCCAGCAGGATCGCCAGCGGTTCGCCGCGCGCATGCTGGACCTGCTGGGCCTGCTGGCCCCGCGCCTGGCCGCTACACCCGAAGGAAGCGACATCGCCTCGGTGGACATGCTGACCGAGGCGCGCATCGGCCTGAACATCCTGCAGCTGCGCCGCGCCCGGCACGGCCTGCCGGCGGCCAGCATGCAGGCCATCGAAACCATCCTGGACGACGTGGCCGCGCACTATCGGGCCCAGGTGGCGCAACGCCGGCCGCTGCCCGCCCCGCCGGCGTTGCAGGCCCGGCTGGAGGCGTCGCTTCAGCGGGTGCAGACCGTGGAGGCCGGCAAGGCCCGCGACGAGGCCCTGATGGGCGTGCTGGGCCTGCGCTATGCGCTGTTCCCCGAGCAGCTGGCGGTCACACAGGGCGGAGTATCCTGA
- a CDS encoding HlyD family secretion protein produces the protein MNKILKHTVPVVLTGVAVIAALLVLRHLWSYYMDEPWTRDAHVSADVVQVAPDVSGLVEAVNVADNQPVMRGEVLFVVDRARYQIALEQAQATLGERNATLQQLRREIARDRSLQDLVAAEDAEVRRAKLQAAQAAAATAQAAVDLAKLNLARTEVRSPSDGHVNDRTVRAGDYVTAGHPVMAVLDTGSFRVDGYFEETRLRGVHAGQKVDIRLMGEAQPLQGHVQSIAAGIEDRYRSEGSSLLPNVTPAFDWVRLAQRIPVRIHIDSVPEGVNLIAGRTATVTIEPDTAPATPAHPARAAL, from the coding sequence GTGAACAAGATCCTCAAGCACACCGTCCCGGTCGTCCTGACCGGGGTTGCCGTCATTGCCGCACTGCTGGTGCTGCGCCACCTGTGGTCGTACTACATGGACGAGCCGTGGACCCGCGACGCGCATGTCAGCGCCGACGTGGTCCAGGTCGCGCCCGACGTGTCCGGCCTGGTCGAGGCGGTGAACGTGGCCGACAACCAGCCGGTCATGCGCGGCGAAGTACTGTTCGTGGTCGACCGAGCGCGCTACCAGATCGCACTGGAGCAGGCCCAGGCAACGCTGGGCGAACGCAACGCCACGCTGCAGCAGCTGCGCCGCGAGATCGCGCGCGACCGCAGTCTGCAGGACCTGGTGGCCGCCGAGGATGCCGAAGTGCGCCGCGCCAAGCTGCAGGCCGCACAGGCCGCTGCCGCCACCGCGCAGGCGGCGGTGGACCTGGCGAAGCTCAACCTGGCCCGCACCGAAGTGCGCAGCCCCAGCGACGGCCACGTCAACGACCGCACCGTGCGCGCCGGCGACTACGTCACTGCCGGCCACCCGGTGATGGCGGTGCTCGACACCGGCTCGTTCCGGGTCGATGGCTACTTCGAGGAAACCCGCCTGCGCGGCGTGCATGCCGGGCAGAAGGTCGACATCCGCCTGATGGGCGAGGCGCAGCCGCTGCAGGGCCACGTGCAGAGCATTGCCGCCGGTATCGAGGACCGTTACCGCAGCGAGGGCTCCAGCCTGCTGCCGAACGTGACCCCGGCCTTCGACTGGGTGCGGCTGGCGCAGCGCATCCCGGTGCGCATCCATATCGACAGCGTGCCCGAGGGCGTGAACCTGATTGCCGGGCGCACCGCCACCGTCACCATCGAGCCGGACACCGCCCCGGCCACGCCGGCGCACCCGGCACGGGCGGCGCTGTGA
- the folE gene encoding GTP cyclohydrolase I FolE — MSQKDNDATPVTQAEAESAVRTLLRWAGEDPTREGLLDTPRRVAEAYGDWFSGYRDDPRAYMERTFEEVAGYDELIVLRDIEYESHCEHHMAPIIGRVHVGYLPAGKVVGISKLARVVEAYARRFQVQEKMTAQIAQCIQDVLQPIGVGVVVEGAHECMTTRGIHKRGVSMVTSKMLGSFREDARTRAEFLRFIEVGGKR, encoded by the coding sequence ATGAGCCAGAAAGACAACGACGCGACCCCCGTAACCCAGGCCGAAGCCGAATCGGCCGTGCGCACCCTGCTGCGCTGGGCCGGTGAAGACCCCACCCGTGAAGGCCTGCTGGACACCCCGCGGCGCGTGGCCGAAGCGTATGGCGACTGGTTCAGCGGCTACCGCGACGACCCGCGCGCCTACATGGAGCGCACCTTCGAGGAAGTGGCCGGCTACGACGAACTGATCGTGCTGCGCGACATCGAGTACGAAAGCCACTGCGAACACCACATGGCGCCGATCATCGGCCGCGTGCACGTCGGCTACCTGCCGGCCGGCAAGGTGGTGGGCATCAGCAAGCTGGCCCGCGTGGTCGAAGCCTACGCGCGCCGCTTCCAGGTCCAGGAAAAGATGACCGCGCAGATCGCGCAGTGCATCCAGGACGTCCTGCAGCCGATCGGCGTGGGCGTGGTGGTGGAAGGTGCGCACGAGTGCATGACCACCCGCGGCATCCACAAGCGCGGCGTCAGCATGGTCACCTCCAAGATGCTCGGCAGCTTCCGCGAGGACGCGCGTACCCGCGCCGAATTCCTGCGTTTCATCGAAGTGGGCGGCAAGCGCTGA
- a CDS encoding MarR family winged helix-turn-helix transcriptional regulator yields MKRSLDERTQLQMQLSSGLLHSGRQWQRLADQALGSYGISAACTMPLLMIGRAGGGIRQVTLAQQLGMEGPSLVRLLDKLSASDLVRRESDASDRRANLLWLTDKGEALVSELEQQLIGLRQDVFGELSTEELRTVLKLWKLLADASDRVT; encoded by the coding sequence ATGAAACGCTCACTCGACGAACGCACCCAGCTGCAGATGCAGCTCAGCTCCGGCCTGCTCCACTCAGGGCGGCAATGGCAGCGCCTGGCCGACCAGGCCCTGGGCAGCTACGGCATCTCCGCCGCCTGCACCATGCCGCTGCTGATGATCGGCCGTGCCGGCGGTGGTATCCGCCAGGTCACCCTGGCCCAGCAGCTGGGCATGGAAGGCCCCTCGCTGGTGCGCCTGCTGGACAAGCTGTCGGCCAGCGACCTGGTCCGCCGCGAGAGCGACGCCAGCGACCGCCGCGCCAACCTGCTGTGGCTGACCGACAAGGGCGAGGCCCTGGTCAGCGAACTGGAGCAGCAGCTGATCGGCCTGCGCCAGGACGTCTTCGGCGAACTGAGTACCGAAGAGCTGCGCACCGTGCTGAAGCTGTGGAAGCTGCTGGCCGATGCGTCCGACCGCGTGACGTAA
- a CDS encoding efflux transporter outer membrane subunit — MSRPALHRIGLALALTSLAACRTVGPDYAVPAGAAFQRPDANAAFIDTGNAQVAPGAELPARWWELYQDATLNGLVEQALRDNVELKVADANLRRAAAVYEQALDAGGFEYEAEAGVSRAQLSAESFLLEHELPPINLADGKFAVSYQFDLFGKLKRASEAARADEQATAAAMDLARVSLVAQVAGSYVEICHANHELHVAEHSLQLQQRSREVTQRLIDAGRGTPPELARANAQVAMLEAALPPLRAQRQASEYQLAALLGQTPGQIPAGVSDCSAAPTLARPLPVGDGRALLQRRPDIRQAERRLAAATARIGVATAELYPDIRLGASLGAAGLLADFGEPLTQQWSIGPLISWTLPSSGTHARIHATEAGADAALAEFDHSVLQALRETQTALSRYAHDLQRVQSLQQAQGQAALAAEQNRRLYQGGRTPYLASLDADRTLVSADATLAQAQAQVSRDQIQLFLVLGGGWNVDKN, encoded by the coding sequence GTGAGCCGCCCGGCCCTGCACCGCATCGGCCTGGCGCTGGCCCTGACCAGCCTGGCTGCGTGCCGCACGGTCGGGCCCGATTACGCGGTGCCGGCCGGCGCCGCCTTCCAGCGCCCGGACGCCAACGCCGCCTTCATCGACACCGGCAATGCCCAGGTGGCCCCCGGCGCCGAGCTGCCGGCGCGCTGGTGGGAGCTGTACCAGGACGCCACCCTCAACGGGCTGGTCGAGCAGGCGCTGCGCGACAACGTGGAACTCAAGGTCGCCGACGCCAACCTGCGTCGTGCCGCCGCCGTGTACGAGCAGGCGCTGGATGCCGGTGGCTTCGAGTACGAAGCCGAGGCCGGGGTCAGCCGCGCGCAGCTGTCGGCCGAATCGTTCCTGCTCGAACACGAACTCCCGCCGATCAACCTGGCCGACGGCAAGTTCGCCGTGTCCTACCAGTTCGACCTGTTCGGCAAGCTCAAGCGCGCCTCCGAGGCGGCGCGTGCCGACGAGCAGGCCACTGCAGCGGCCATGGACCTGGCCCGGGTGTCGCTGGTGGCCCAGGTGGCCGGCAGCTACGTGGAGATCTGCCACGCCAACCACGAGCTGCACGTGGCCGAGCATTCGCTGCAGCTGCAGCAGCGCAGCCGCGAAGTAACCCAGCGGCTGATCGATGCCGGGCGCGGCACGCCGCCGGAGCTGGCCCGTGCCAACGCGCAGGTGGCGATGCTGGAAGCGGCGCTGCCGCCATTGCGCGCGCAGCGCCAGGCGTCCGAGTACCAGCTGGCGGCCCTGCTCGGGCAGACCCCGGGGCAGATTCCCGCTGGCGTGAGCGACTGCAGCGCGGCGCCGACCCTGGCCCGGCCGCTGCCGGTGGGCGATGGCCGTGCACTGCTGCAGCGCCGCCCCGACATCCGCCAGGCCGAACGCCGATTGGCTGCCGCCACCGCGCGGATCGGCGTGGCCACTGCCGAGCTGTATCCGGACATCCGACTGGGCGCCTCGCTGGGCGCGGCCGGCCTGCTGGCCGACTTCGGCGAACCGCTGACCCAGCAGTGGTCGATCGGTCCACTGATCTCGTGGACGCTGCCGTCCTCGGGCACCCATGCGCGCATCCACGCCACCGAAGCCGGTGCGGACGCGGCGCTGGCCGAGTTCGACCACAGCGTGCTGCAGGCGCTGCGCGAAACCCAGACCGCGCTCAGCCGCTATGCGCACGACCTGCAGCGCGTACAGTCGCTGCAGCAGGCGCAGGGCCAGGCCGCGCTGGCTGCCGAGCAGAACCGGCGGCTCTACCAGGGTGGGCGCACGCCCTACCTGGCCAGCCTGGACGCCGACCGCACCCTGGTCAGCGCCGACGCCACGTTGGCGCAGGCGCAGGCGCAGGTCTCGCGCGACCAGATCCAGCTGTTCCTGGTCCTCGGCGGCGGTTGGAATGTCGACAAGAACTAA
- a CDS encoding DUF4194 domain-containing protein, producing the protein MNWHEESNGAAPVDGAGDEYDAEPVVVTPLPKRNSDVFYMGDTGRLPLDGRRALCQLLIGPSIDQLRHAKLWPALIRNEPAIRSALSDLFLELVLDRDSGVAFTRQADTEDIEAPVLLRSSPLTFIDSVLLLYLRQQLAEADARGNRAVVADTEMAEALAIYEKNLSTDRAGFNRRVASAVQKMKENHILTRLAGQEDRHEVSPALKLLFSAEDVSALSSVYRQLRETPAANA; encoded by the coding sequence ATGAACTGGCATGAAGAATCCAACGGCGCCGCGCCGGTAGACGGCGCAGGCGACGAGTACGACGCCGAACCGGTGGTGGTCACCCCGCTGCCCAAGCGCAACAGCGATGTGTTCTACATGGGCGACACCGGCCGGCTGCCGCTCGACGGACGGCGCGCGCTGTGCCAGCTGCTGATCGGCCCCAGCATCGACCAGCTGCGCCACGCCAAGCTGTGGCCGGCGCTGATCCGCAACGAGCCGGCGATCCGCTCGGCGCTGTCGGACCTGTTCCTGGAACTGGTGCTGGACCGCGACAGCGGCGTGGCGTTCACCCGCCAGGCCGACACCGAAGACATCGAAGCGCCGGTGCTGCTGCGCAGTTCGCCGCTGACCTTCATCGACTCGGTGCTGCTGCTGTACCTCCGACAGCAGCTGGCCGAGGCCGATGCGCGCGGCAACCGCGCGGTGGTGGCCGACACCGAGATGGCCGAAGCGCTGGCCATCTACGAGAAGAACCTGTCCACCGACCGCGCCGGCTTCAACCGCCGCGTCGCCTCGGCGGTGCAGAAAATGAAAGAGAACCACATCCTGACCCGGCTGGCCGGCCAGGAAGACCGGCATGAAGTGTCGCCGGCCTTGAAGCTGCTGTTCTCCGCCGAAGACGTGTCCGCGCTGTCGTCGGTGTACCGACAGCTGCGCGAGACCCCGGCCGCCAACGCCTGA